Within the Nicotiana tabacum cultivar K326 chromosome 11, ASM71507v2, whole genome shotgun sequence genome, the region atatatatatcctcttatatatgttgttgtagtatatattgtatgttatgtatatatattctcttgtatattgtcttgtagtatatattgtatgttatgtatatatattctcttatatattgtcttgtagtatatattgtatgttatgtatatatattctcttatatattgtcttgtagtattgtatgttatgtatatatattctcttgtatattttcttgtaatatatattgtatgttatgtatatatatatcctcttatatatgttgttgtagtatatattgtatgttatgtatatatattctcttgtatattgtcttgtagtatatattgtatgttatgtatatatattctcttgtatattatcttgtagtatatattgtatgttatgtatatatattctcttatatattgtcttgtagtattgtatgttatgtatatatattctcttgtatattttcttgtagtatatattgtatgttatgtatatatatatcctcttatatatgttgttgtagtatatattgtatgttatgtatatatattctcttgtatattgtcttgtagtatatattgtatgttatgtatatatatatcctcttatatattttcttgtagtatatattgtatgttatgtatatatattctcttatatattttcttgtagtatatatattgtatcttatgtatatatattataacttattacttatatattttcttgtagtatatattgtatgttaggtgtatatattaccttatatattttgtatgttatgtgtatacaaatttttattttttttaaaaaaaaatccattGGGCCCGTTAGGCCCGCCCGGCCCAGGCCCGGctgacggtcccgggctcgtgggctaatCTATGAAGACCGGCCCATCACGGGCTTCTCAGGCccaccaggaccggcccaccaagaccggcccaccaggaccgttaggaccgcgggcccggtccggtccggttcaggcccggcccaccaagCAGCATTAGCTATAGTGAAGTACTGTTACAAAGAatcataacataacatgaaaaattAGTTCCAAAAAAACTTTGGTCGTTATTGTAAAGTGCTGTTATAAAATTTGACTATTATAGAGAGATCTGAATGTAGTTTTACATGAACCGAAAAATTACATTAAACCAGCTCTATAGAGAACTTAAGTGGTCAGACCACAACTCAAAATGATTAAAATTGAAACTCTTTAGCAGTTTCCTATTCCTGTTTAACATCTACTGCATCCACTTCTCaccattctattttttttttcctatgAACTATTTTCAAGAAAATGGAACAAAATCTGTGTCTTTATATTAACTCTTATCCAAATCATCAAAACCATTTGCTAGTTTTCTGCTTATGGTTTTTCCACCAGGTGACTTCACTGCTTCCTCTTCATCCCAATCGTCGTCCCAACTCTCATTCCACCCTTCAGCGTTAGTTTCCAACTTGATGGAAGATTGAAGTTCTGGTTTTCCCATTTCAAGTTCCTGATATGCAACACCATCAAGATGTCGATCTTGTTTTCTTAACTTGCAGCAGATGAATATTCCTCCGATTAGAAGAGCTGTCACACCTAGTAAGTATGCCCCATTCATAGGGGTCACATAAGTGGTATAAGAATATGGCAAGTTAAAGTAGCCTTGCCATACTGAACGTCCAATCTCAATCGTACAATTCCCAGTCCCAGCATCTAGCATAATTGTTGATGAATTCGCTCCAATTGTGGACGAGATATTGATCTGATTTACAAAATGAGGATTTGAAAAACATGGAATTAGGAGCAGCACATTAGTTTACTTTCATGATTTGGAAGGTTGAAAAACATTGTCACCGAAACAGCACATTAAGGTTGATTATATCAATACATGCAGCCTATAATAGTGTCATGTTCATTTTTTGAGTCAGAACTGAACAATAATAAGCTTTATTTCTTCATTTCAGCCTTTTAACATCCAGGATTCCTCGATTGgtaccaaaaatgaagaaataaagtTTATTGCTGTTATTTTGTAGTCTTGGAATTTGTCAGGACAAAAGCCAGTCATTCAGAAAGGAAGAGTTCTTTACCTGCTTGACATCATGTCTTGGTATCTGAATATTTTCATAAGTTTTGTTTGCAGGTGAAACATTGACCTTCAGCATCAAAGGGTTCTCACCGTTGTTGTGGACGAGCAGAAATGATTCCTCATGTCCTACAACAAAATTACAAAGTGAGCTTTATGGTCTAGCCAAATTAAGGTGTTAAGACAAGAAAGTGATCATTCAAATATAACGTAATCTAGGAAAAATGAAATGTACACCAAATCATTTGAATTCAATGTAGAAAGATGTTTGCCAGCGGATAAAATGGAATCAACGGTAAGAAGGCAGGACAAGAGAATATAGAAGTGTCACGATTATCCAATCCGCTCCTTGTTGCAAATTAAAATGacaagcaaaaaataaaagatcAATAGCAAGTCAATACATAAGAAATATTGTAAGAACAAGAGCTAAACAAAATCTTAAATAGACGGAGACATCAAAGTCTTCACGTGTATATTTTCTCAGCACGGAGTCACCTTCAGCGACTatcagaaattaaaagaaaaaaggaaagaaaagaacaaatGGAAGGACAGAAGACAAAAGAGTACTAGAAACTTCTGAACAAGAGGACACCAGATGTAAAGCTTGAAATTTGGATGAAATCTGCATTACAAGTAAGTTAAAATCCTAGAAGCTTGGAATTTAGATCAAAAGAAAAAACATCAGATTCTTTAGAAAGGCAGCAATTTTGGCCCCCAGTGCTAGTCTTAAGTCAAGAAGGTCCAGCAAAGCGCAAGGGATATTGTTCACAGTCTTCTTTTGAGTTGCATGGAACCTAGGCTGCTAGATTCAGGATGGAACTGAGGCCCCGTTTTGGAGCGTGTCTGGAAGATTACAACAAAAGAATACTGCTCAATGACAGAGAGACACTAACTTAAGATAATGACTGGAGAAACTAACTGCAGAAacttgaaattcatgagaaaactAATCAAATCTTGCACGGATATGTGGACGGCAAAACTTTGCCTATAGCTAAGTCACTTTGCAAGTTTCTCATAGGCAACCTCAATCCGTATTAGCAATGTGCTATGCTGATTATGTTGGACATAATTCTTTGCTTATTTGACACTTGTAATGTCAAACAACTTGCTTTTCAAAGGCGTCAACAATTAGCTTGCACTACAACAAGGTATCCAAGATGACATAATAGCATAATATTCGAAAAATCCACGTTGTCACGTTCGTCTAAAATAAGCTGCTACTAAAAGCGCATTGCAACCCTGTCAAATATCCAAGCTGCTCCGTCGAATCAAACCCTGCTCTTCAGTTTTAATATGCTTTTTGAGCCATATCGACATGAACTTGCCAGAAAATTTACAGCATGTTGTTCATATCAGTACAgatcataataattcatttcataacagaTGAAAGAAAAGTGAGAATAAATGCAATAATGAAGTGCTACGTTCTAATTCAAGCACCAAATATACTAAAATTGTAATCACGAGTTTAGCAATCTAAAAATTACATAGCCACAAGGAATTACTGTATCTAGTGAAAAAAACGAAAGAAATGGAGAATTACCTTTCTTGGCAGGAAAAAAGCAGGCAGTCATACTGATATGATCATCCGTACACTTATTAGACGCCCCGTCACAATTACGACTAACAAAAGCCGCCGTTGGTTGGCCTACAGGGGCTTGATTAGTACCTGAATTCGCGTTAACTGCAGCGACAAAGCTTGGTGATGGGGCTACCTGAATAAAAATAAGTTCTTGAAAATTCCACAATCAACAAAGAAAGAGCACAGAACAGAACTGTGAACAATCTTCGTATAAGTGCAGCTGGCCTCAGCTTGATCTAAAGAGttgttttaagaaaataaatactCCCTCCGTCCTAATTTATGTGTGAGCAACACAGAAGTtaaagaaagaaagacttttgaatTTTATGGTATAAAATAAGTCAcagacatttgtgtggctataaaacaTCACTAAAAtcgaaattttaaatttaaattatttctaaatataaacATGTAAACAAACTAAAAGAAAGTATGCCACATAAATTAGGATATTGAATGGTGTGTAGAAACCTGATTATTTAATTTCGATCGGGAATCTGGAGGCTGAGCTAAATGTTCGAAGGAGTGTACAGAACGTGCATTGGATTGCTCCAAAGAAATTGAAATCAGCATAATCAATGAAACAACCAATCTCCAGAACACCATTTTAACTCCACACTGCAGcacttttatattaaaaaaactCCAGATCAAGTGGATGATGGACCCTCTGGATTTGGGCCTCCGAACCGAAAAAAAGCAGAAGAACTCATAAATTTTGAGAAGTGAAAAGGGGAAAAAATATATCAATAattaaagaagatgaggaagtttCAAAGAGAAAGGAGACAAAGACAAGCAAAAGAGCTGACGGACTAAAAGAGGAATTAATTAATGACCGCGTCAATGAGTTATGAAAATTCTTCAGGCTCGTCTTCGTCTCTCACATTTCATTCGTTTACTTTTTCTTAGCGTTACCTAGTCAAAATGGCGTGCTTCAACGTCACACTCATTCCGTGGAAATTCACCAGACTAAAACCCCACGCCTTACTCCTCCCCCTACGCCATGACCTTCCTTTCGGCAAGTCTCCGCCATTCTTTTCAAGTTAGCTCTGTACAAAATACTTTTGACTTGCCATATCAGTTTCTACTGTATTTCAAATTAATAGTATAGTCATAACTCTATGAAACCGCATCATTATATAACAATATTTTATTACAAAAGCTAAGTTTTTCCGGAACTaaatttcatgttatgttataatatatattttctataaCAATAATTCGCTATAATATCCAAAAATATCTGAAACAAGCAAGGCTGTTGTAGATATGTTTGATTGTACAATCTTGTTTGTTCcagatatttttggatgttatagcgaattGTTGTTATaaaaaacatatattataatagAACATGAAATTTGGTTCCGGAAAAACTTGGTTGTTATAGTGAAGTGCTGTTATATAAgtatgttgttatagagaggtccgactaaatatataataataatggaGTTCACAATAACACATTGTTTGGACGGTTGTTATCTCTTGTATTGTATCATATTGTTATTTCAAATACAatgtttattttgattgttatttaaattttattgtatcgtatcgttaaatttaTGGTTACGTAGCAACGAAAAATGTCACCTTATGAAACGACAGATTTAGTGTGGTCGTAtcgtttttctatttttttctctcattttgcccctttttattattaaataattatattttgttatttactctaccttttttttataatattgtcTCGTtccttactttttttttaataatattgcagtttattcttcatattgttggtgcatggcttcatgaaacgatgacaaacaatacaatctattcaAACATTGTATACTTCAAAAtgatacaatataatacaatacaatactacCCGATCCATTATAAAACAatacataacaaccatccaaacaagctgtaagatATTTATATACTCTATATTTCATGGATTTTTTAATAGAAATATAGGGTCTATATAAAAGTTATTGGATTCGCGGGAACCCGTGGCGAAATCAGGAATTTCCTCAAGGGTGTTCAAACTCGAAAGAAGttaaaaatattctttgataaaGAGTGATTAATTATCTATATGCGCAATGCAATATTCCGACGAGCATCATCAGGAATAACTAATAAATTACAACCCTATTGTACAACAATTGGGCCATTGGTCTTTGCAGCTCTTTGGTTGTTGGTTTCATTACTATAAAGCGACCCCAAAATTGGCTTGGTTgagggtggtcaattgaccactCTTTAAGATATATAGCTTCACTCCTGGCGGGAACCCGTATACACTGCTCTCTAGATATGCCACTAGACGTAAAATTTAATAAAGAGAGGAAGACTTTAAACGTCTTAAATATGCCAGAATATTTGGCTACAATATTTTTAAAGCTTGTAATTTtaaacaaattatattatttatgtaagtataaaagtttctcattaataaaatataaaaatatgtcaatTTTTTTGAAACGGACTAACAATTAAATAGTAACAAATAAAGCGAAACGGAGGGAAAGCTTCTTTTACATTATTTGAAAAGATAGCTATAGATAGGggtttataaaaaataaaattagtaaCTCAGAAAATAAGATAAATGACACATTACTCCATCTGTAAGATGATGTAAGGAAAGGGGAGGGTGATGAAAATTTAACACCTAAAGCAAGTTCGCAGAACAAAATGATTAATTTGTGTATTATAGTAATACCATGATTTATCGGATTTCATGTACTTATACATTTAAATTTATTACATTAACAATAAAGTATATGCAAATCTTTgaaattaaaattcaaatttcaatatAAACAATAAGACAAACAAAACATTACATGTGGTCACATGTGGTACAACGGATAAGGCTACTCCTCTCGTAACCAGAGTTTTCGTGTTCGAGCCCTAGGTATGAAAAAATCCTTGATTGAGAGCGCTACCCCTCAAATAGGGTCCTACCTAGCCCGAATCCTGATGTAGCCGGGTTATAATACAGGTACCGAACACCGagtaagaaacaaaaaaaatattatatgagtttttcttcatttgTCTAACCATCTATTTGTTCTCAACTTAGAACAATGGTACCCATCTTGTATTTTCAACGACCATCAAATTGACCAATGTTCTTAATTGCACTATCCTGCAGCTACACTTAATACGGCGTCGTTTCACTGGCCCACAACCCCCAAATTCCTAAACCCCTAATTCTTACCATTTTTTtcctaaaacaaaaaaaattcccACTTCCTTCATCACCAAAAATGGAGTTTCTCTTCAATCCAAACCTGCAATTCTCTTTACGTTCCAGAAATTAACTTGAATTAGGGTTGTTTTATTGACACTGCCTATGGCTTCTGAAGAAATGGGCCTGGTTTCGACCCGACGAGTGGAAAATGGACTCAATCCACACTCACAGCTCGTTTTCCATGAAACTTTCAGCTGTGgcccaccaccaccacctcctcatCGCTGCGCCGCCGCCATTACCGGTGATCCGGGCCCAAAAACGACCCGAGAACTTACCGGATTCATTGACAAGTACGATAATAATCATCACCACCATTACTTCACTCATCAACCGCAAGCTGCCGATTTTCGCCGTCAAATGTTCACCGACGACCGACGTGGCTATGGATCGGAGGATGATCACGTGGATGATGACGAGGATGATGACGATAATGATGATGACGATGAAAATGAAGCTGAAGGCATTGTTATAgttgaaaatagtaataataataataataataatagtgatAAAGTTAATAATAACTGTAATAGTAAAATTGGCAGTGAAAAACCAAAAACCCTTTCTGTCTTTGGTAAGTGTTTTTGACAgtttattatattttctagttGTTTTTTAAAACTCGGACTTCTTTTGGATTGATGCGTAGTTGACTATTGATTTATTGATATGTTGAATAAGGTGCTAAGGAATCAGGAAATGAGGGCGGCATGGACGCGAGAAATGCAGTGACAATTGCTAGTGTTGATGGGGAGGTGTATTATAATAGTCAATATTTGCAGGGAAGGGAAGGGTCAAATGCAGGGCCGAAGGAAATGGGGTTTGAGAATGGGTGTGGGTTTAGTGGGAGAAAGGAAGGTTGTTATTCAAGTGAATCGGGAGAGTCTTTGAGAGCTATTCTCTCCGATCCAATTATGTAAGTTTCTTGTCCTGTAATCCCTTCATCCATATGATAATTTTTGACggagcacggagtttaagaaagaaagaaagagtttTGAAAGTTGTGGTAAAAATAAGTTATAgacatttgtgtgactataatcATTTCACTAAGGGTAAAATGAAACTTTTTgaagttaaattgtttctaaatatagaacGTATCATTCTTTCATGACAGACTAAAAAGGAAGAGTATCACATAAATTGGGTCAGAGAGAGTAATCTGTTTTGGCTGTTCGCTTGTTCTTCTAGTTTAGCTGCGGCTTTCTGGATCTTAAGTAAAGCATAAATTGCGTTATGACTCCTAGATTGTCTTAAAAAGGCAAGTTATTTAGTATTAGAATGAGATGGGCCAAATGGAGGTTTCATATAGATGGCCTCAATAAATTTTGGATTGTGGCACAGATGATTGATATTGATAAAATTGGTGTTAATAAGATTATTAAAGGTTGTTTGCTTTCTTGGAGCTCTTAGTTTAGACTTCGGACAAAGACAATTAGGGTGATCCCACATGTTAATATATTTGCAAGGTCAAGTGACAACTAGTGTAAATGTGCAATTAGCAGTTATATGCTAGAGGTTGCTTTTTAGGAGAATGCATTAAGCTGCAGTAATGTGGATGCAATTAAAAGTAAATCCCGCAGGAGAGCATATTATTTTAGCTTTAATCAAGTGTGATCTTGCTTGAGAATAAAAGAGTATAGATGCTTTGTCTAATGCTAGCTCTAGTTTCTCAGTTATACTGTAGGTGTGCTCTGCTACTTCCTTTCTGTTataggaagaaaagaaaagggcaTTTGGTGGGATGAAATGATTTATTGAATTTTACCTAGATGACTCTTGTAAGTTTTTTTCAGAATCTGGGATGGTTGTCGTTTTGCCACAGAAACATAAATTGCACCCAAGGGTGTGACCTAATGGTCAATGAATCGGATAGAAACCTTGGAGACCAGTGTCAAATTCTAGTAGGGACAAAAAACACTAGGTTATTTTGCCTAAGTATTGGTGGGTAGACTTATCCAGTACCTATGTTGGTGGGAGATAGCAGGTACCCAGTGAAATAGTCGAGGTGCGGAATATTAACGGTAGATTTAATATTACTGCCTCCATTTCATTTTTctgtgaacctgtttgattgaGCACAAAGTTTATGAAAGGAAGACTTTTGGAACTTGTAGCCATGACATTTCTGTGGCTATATAATCATGACATTGAGGGTAAAATGAAAacttaaagttaaattgtttcttaATATAAAACGATTGTTCTTTTTTAAACAAACTAAAATGTCATATAaaataaaaacgaaaaaaatgtCACATAAAATGGAAAAAAAGGTGTATGTTGTTAGCTTATGCAAGTTTTCCCGcctaattttcattaaaaaaatcTTCTGAATCGGCATTTGTCAACAAAATGTTCTCTTTTTGAAAAACGGCTGAGGCGTGCTTTTACTTTTTCGTTCTTCTAATGGCTGTATAATATTTATCTATTCTGAGTTATCAAATGATAATGTTTATAGTAGAGGTTAAAATAATCTTATGATTATTTGCTTATGTAGTTAAGTAGTTTCTTTCCATATTTGTATTTACCGTTTTTGGTTCATGCATTATTTTATTTGTCCTGGCTTAACATCACGTGCTCTTGCAGTCTCTTTCTATACGTTATTTGCTGTTCTAGATTCATGCATTATTTTATCCATCTCGTTACTTGCATCCACACTTGATATCATGCTGTCAATTTCAGGGGAGCACTTATGGATGATGCGATGATATTGCCTTGTGGGCATTCCTTTGGTAGTGGTGGAGTGCAGCATGTGATTAGAATGGTATGTCCTCTGGAAACAGTTTGTTACCAACTTTCATTGATACTCGATATTAATTGCATTTGCGTCTAAACTTCTTTATATCTCTTTTCTTTGAGGATTTTGATATTCAATGCTGCTTAATCAACAAATTCTGTTTCAAGATGCATTAGATAGAGAGACTTACAACCTCATTTGCATAATAGGAGAATGTGTTCCCGAATTCGGGGTTTTGCTCTGGTTTTTATGCTTTTTGATTTAAGTAAGCATCTTTGGAAAAACTTCTCTCCACTTTCAGTTTAGGGGAACTGCACTGTATCTGATAACATAGTGTGATAACCAAGAAAATGCTAATATTCTTATTGGTTGGAGAGAGATGCAGATGGCAAAATCAGATGCAAATGCCTTTAATTTTAGATTTGAAATATAGGACCAACTGTTCTGAAACCATGTCACCTCCAAAAGCTATATATGGACATTGCATCCCTACTCAAATTAAATCTCGTCTCTCCTGTCAAACAAAAATAGTTGCATAATCCTCTGTTTGCACTATCATCTAATGTTGCTTCACAGTTCACAAAATATTTCTGAATCTATGTATTTATCTATTACCTTAGTAGTTCTAGTTATGACATTCATTGATATCTAATGAATGTACAAATTCACATAAATGCAAGAGACACAAAATTTTCATTCGTCTTTTCTCCTTTTGTTAAATGTTAGTTTTTCCTTTCACATTTGCAATAGGAAGTTGTCTTCTCGCACTTAAGTTGGCAACAAGGTCCTAGAAAGAGAATATGAATCTGTGGTGACTTTAGTCCGTGTGCGAGTGAGCTAGTTCTAAAGTAAGTCTCTAATTAGCCTTTATGGTGTAATTGCAGAAAGCTTGCTATATCTGTTCACACGTGGTGTCTGAAGATTTAGTGGCGCCAAATTTATGTAAGTATATATTCTCTACTTTTGGTAGATTTAGTATACCATTTACTCTGGTTTCTCTAATACTTGATGATTCTGTCTGGTGGCATGGACTCACTGTCCAGGAAGCACCACCATGGTTCATGGTGGCCCCTATCTAAGAATAAATTTGTAAACATGCCCTGATCGTAGTACCTATCAACAGACTGTAAACATCTCATGTTTCCACTTTTGGAATGCACACTTCTATCTTTATTAAAAAAACGAGCTAAGTCTTCTTTCTCGATCACagtataaaaaagaaaattattcCTTCATCATGCTTTCTATCTCACTACGTTCACATGTTAAGCTGTCTATTTCTGAACTACCATTTCTCCAGTGTCCATTCTCTGTCATCTCTATCATTTTCACTTCTTCTGACGAAGGCAACTCTATTTTTGCAGTTGATTTCCAAATTAGAAGCAGCAAACTTAATTTCTCATAGCAGACCGAGGATATCTAATTAACAACCCGCATGTTTTGGCTCTAgcttcaaatttcaaattctaacCTTAGTTAGAGTTAGAAGGGCTTCCAAACTTGTTGCTTAACTTGTCAAAAAGTAAGTTTGCATTAAGTCAACTGGATAAATTTCTTTACTAATGCCTCGGGGCTTTGGTCTGGTAGTAAGAGAACTCGTGATGCGTGAGTTAGGCGCATGTCACTGGTTTGAACCTTGCCAGCAAAAGCTTGGTATTTAAACTGAAAAGGTAGAGGAATGGCCCCATTATCCGTCGAGTTTCGTACTGCGTGCCATTGGGTCTCGGGGATTTCTAGATTATAAAAGAAATTTTCTCTACTGGCTCTATCATATTCATGATTGTATGATCCTAGTTTT harbors:
- the LOC107831406 gene encoding U-box domain-containing protein 62 produces the protein MASEEMGLVSTRRVENGLNPHSQLVFHETFSCGPPPPPPHRCAAAITGDPGPKTTRELTGFIDKYDNNHHHHYFTHQPQAADFRRQMFTDDRRGYGSEDDHVDDDEDDDDNDDDDENEAEGIVIVENSNNNNNNNSDKVNNNCNSKIGSEKPKTLSVFGAKESGNEGGMDARNAVTIASVDGEVYYNSQYLQGREGSNAGPKEMGFENGCGFSGRKEGCYSSESGESLRAILSDPIMGALMDDAMILPCGHSFGSGGVQHVIRMKACYICSHVVSEDLVAPNLSLRAAVQAFRREEESQLNRSLKRRKERYDQDRGTFGDSPLSDHLRGRGVQFPFAVTDRVIIKGNKRTPQRFVGREAVVTTQCLNGWYVVKTLDNAESVKLQYRSLAKVSDNLSIQPISSKTAANWL
- the LOC107831405 gene encoding uncharacterized protein LOC107831405 — encoded protein: MVFWRLVVSLIMLISISLEQSNARSVHSFEHLAQPPDSRSKLNNQVAPSPSFVAAVNANSGTNQAPVGQPTAAFVSRNCDGASNKCTDDHISMTACFFPAKKGHEESFLLVHNNGENPLMLKVNVSPANKTYENIQIPRHDVKQINISSTIGANSSTIMLDAGTGNCTIEIGRSVWQGYFNLPYSYTTYVTPMNGAYLLGVTALLIGGIFICCKLRKQDRHLDGVAYQELEMGKPELQSSIKLETNAEGWNESWDDDWDEEEAVKSPGGKTISRKLANGFDDLDKS